A DNA window from Denticeps clupeoides unplaced genomic scaffold, fDenClu1.1, whole genome shotgun sequence contains the following coding sequences:
- the LOC114771703 gene encoding uncharacterized protein LOC114771703 isoform X2, producing the protein MGATESQVKSRMLQQERPGIPVYGGQGPGGGVHSSLRILAAGPHQGHKKDGNFNFLGQEEDPAAGDENRNPVRPRALGPMGRDPPSSALYMPGPLSPLSRLPCWSPLEPLPEIESGDDGCGRVPPDGAEEGKMDEEMRSLSSSEKEGLHRGVGQKHQVEEDEEEEDAEPGLEWGDTDSEFEFSYRSGGSSSSLCSESRAPGDLGELGSVWDRVCVGGLTEEEPPPGSREKGAERRRKGSAGPGPGDDGSSDSDTDVPELMEAVWTIQDREKYKAQEMEKHHVQLTMYRRLALIRWVRTLQSRVQEQQNRLQSSFDVILTHRKELLRMGAAAAQ; encoded by the exons ATGGG GGCTACAGAATCTCAAGTAAAGTCAAGGATGCTTCAGCAGGAGCGACCCGGGATCCCCGTCTACGGCGGCCAGGGGCCCGGTGGAGGCGTCCACTCGTCCCTGCGCATCCTCGCCGCCGGCCCTCACCAGGGCCACAAGAAGGACGGCAACTTCAACTTCCTGGGGCAGGAGGAAGACCCGGCGGCGGGAGACGAGAACCGGAACCCGGTGCGGCCCCGGGCCCTGGGCCCCATGGGGCGGGACCCGCCCTCGTCCGCCCTCTACATGCCCGGGCCCCTGTCCCCGCTCTCCCGGCTGCCCTGCTGGAGCCCTCTGGAGCCGCTGCCTGAGATCGAGAGTGGAGATGACGGCTGCGGCCGAGTGCCCCCCGATGGCGCCGAGGAGGGCAAGATGGACGAGGAGATGAGAAGCCTGAGCAGCTCCGAGAAGGAGGGGCTGCACCGGGGCGTCGGCCAGAAGCATCaggtggaggaggacgaggaggaggaggacgcggAACCGGGGCTGGAATGGGGCGACACTGACTCGGAATTCGAGTTCAGCTACCGGTCCGGCGGGAGCTCGTCCTCTCTGTGCAGCGAGAGCCGGGCCCCCGGCGATCTGGGAGAGCTCGGCTCCGTCTGGGACCGCGTCTGCGTGGGGGGGCTGACAGAAGAAGAGCCCCCGCCGGGAAGCCGGGAGAAGGGGGCGGAGAGGCGCAGGAAGGGCTCGGCAGGTCCGGGCCCCGGGGACGACGGGTCCTCGGACTCCGACACCGACGTGCCGGAGCTCATGGAGGCCGTGTGGACCATCCAGGACCGCGAGAAGTACAAGGCCCAGGAGATGGAGAAGCACCACGTGCAGCTCACCATGTACCGCCGCCTGGCTCTGATCCGGTGGGTGCGGACGCTGCAGAGCCGCGTGCAGGAGCAGCAGAACCGGCTGCAGTCCAGCTTCGACGTCATCCTCACGCACAGGAAGGAGCTCCTGCGCATGGGTGCCGCCGCCGCCCAGTAA
- the LOC114771703 gene encoding uncharacterized protein LOC114771703 isoform X1 translates to MLFCLFVCLFVCEEGGDSCLEIERLATESQVKSRMLQQERPGIPVYGGQGPGGGVHSSLRILAAGPHQGHKKDGNFNFLGQEEDPAAGDENRNPVRPRALGPMGRDPPSSALYMPGPLSPLSRLPCWSPLEPLPEIESGDDGCGRVPPDGAEEGKMDEEMRSLSSSEKEGLHRGVGQKHQVEEDEEEEDAEPGLEWGDTDSEFEFSYRSGGSSSSLCSESRAPGDLGELGSVWDRVCVGGLTEEEPPPGSREKGAERRRKGSAGPGPGDDGSSDSDTDVPELMEAVWTIQDREKYKAQEMEKHHVQLTMYRRLALIRWVRTLQSRVQEQQNRLQSSFDVILTHRKELLRMGAAAAQ, encoded by the exons atgttgttttgtttgtttgtttgtttgtttgtttgtgaagAGGGCGGCGACTCGTGCCTCGAAATCGAACGCTT GGCTACAGAATCTCAAGTAAAGTCAAGGATGCTTCAGCAGGAGCGACCCGGGATCCCCGTCTACGGCGGCCAGGGGCCCGGTGGAGGCGTCCACTCGTCCCTGCGCATCCTCGCCGCCGGCCCTCACCAGGGCCACAAGAAGGACGGCAACTTCAACTTCCTGGGGCAGGAGGAAGACCCGGCGGCGGGAGACGAGAACCGGAACCCGGTGCGGCCCCGGGCCCTGGGCCCCATGGGGCGGGACCCGCCCTCGTCCGCCCTCTACATGCCCGGGCCCCTGTCCCCGCTCTCCCGGCTGCCCTGCTGGAGCCCTCTGGAGCCGCTGCCTGAGATCGAGAGTGGAGATGACGGCTGCGGCCGAGTGCCCCCCGATGGCGCCGAGGAGGGCAAGATGGACGAGGAGATGAGAAGCCTGAGCAGCTCCGAGAAGGAGGGGCTGCACCGGGGCGTCGGCCAGAAGCATCaggtggaggaggacgaggaggaggaggacgcggAACCGGGGCTGGAATGGGGCGACACTGACTCGGAATTCGAGTTCAGCTACCGGTCCGGCGGGAGCTCGTCCTCTCTGTGCAGCGAGAGCCGGGCCCCCGGCGATCTGGGAGAGCTCGGCTCCGTCTGGGACCGCGTCTGCGTGGGGGGGCTGACAGAAGAAGAGCCCCCGCCGGGAAGCCGGGAGAAGGGGGCGGAGAGGCGCAGGAAGGGCTCGGCAGGTCCGGGCCCCGGGGACGACGGGTCCTCGGACTCCGACACCGACGTGCCGGAGCTCATGGAGGCCGTGTGGACCATCCAGGACCGCGAGAAGTACAAGGCCCAGGAGATGGAGAAGCACCACGTGCAGCTCACCATGTACCGCCGCCTGGCTCTGATCCGGTGGGTGCGGACGCTGCAGAGCCGCGTGCAGGAGCAGCAGAACCGGCTGCAGTCCAGCTTCGACGTCATCCTCACGCACAGGAAGGAGCTCCTGCGCATGGGTGCCGCCGCCGCCCAGTAA
- the LOC114771703 gene encoding UPF0500 protein C1orf216 homolog isoform X3 — protein MLQQERPGIPVYGGQGPGGGVHSSLRILAAGPHQGHKKDGNFNFLGQEEDPAAGDENRNPVRPRALGPMGRDPPSSALYMPGPLSPLSRLPCWSPLEPLPEIESGDDGCGRVPPDGAEEGKMDEEMRSLSSSEKEGLHRGVGQKHQVEEDEEEEDAEPGLEWGDTDSEFEFSYRSGGSSSSLCSESRAPGDLGELGSVWDRVCVGGLTEEEPPPGSREKGAERRRKGSAGPGPGDDGSSDSDTDVPELMEAVWTIQDREKYKAQEMEKHHVQLTMYRRLALIRWVRTLQSRVQEQQNRLQSSFDVILTHRKELLRMGAAAAQ, from the coding sequence ATGCTTCAGCAGGAGCGACCCGGGATCCCCGTCTACGGCGGCCAGGGGCCCGGTGGAGGCGTCCACTCGTCCCTGCGCATCCTCGCCGCCGGCCCTCACCAGGGCCACAAGAAGGACGGCAACTTCAACTTCCTGGGGCAGGAGGAAGACCCGGCGGCGGGAGACGAGAACCGGAACCCGGTGCGGCCCCGGGCCCTGGGCCCCATGGGGCGGGACCCGCCCTCGTCCGCCCTCTACATGCCCGGGCCCCTGTCCCCGCTCTCCCGGCTGCCCTGCTGGAGCCCTCTGGAGCCGCTGCCTGAGATCGAGAGTGGAGATGACGGCTGCGGCCGAGTGCCCCCCGATGGCGCCGAGGAGGGCAAGATGGACGAGGAGATGAGAAGCCTGAGCAGCTCCGAGAAGGAGGGGCTGCACCGGGGCGTCGGCCAGAAGCATCaggtggaggaggacgaggaggaggaggacgcggAACCGGGGCTGGAATGGGGCGACACTGACTCGGAATTCGAGTTCAGCTACCGGTCCGGCGGGAGCTCGTCCTCTCTGTGCAGCGAGAGCCGGGCCCCCGGCGATCTGGGAGAGCTCGGCTCCGTCTGGGACCGCGTCTGCGTGGGGGGGCTGACAGAAGAAGAGCCCCCGCCGGGAAGCCGGGAGAAGGGGGCGGAGAGGCGCAGGAAGGGCTCGGCAGGTCCGGGCCCCGGGGACGACGGGTCCTCGGACTCCGACACCGACGTGCCGGAGCTCATGGAGGCCGTGTGGACCATCCAGGACCGCGAGAAGTACAAGGCCCAGGAGATGGAGAAGCACCACGTGCAGCTCACCATGTACCGCCGCCTGGCTCTGATCCGGTGGGTGCGGACGCTGCAGAGCCGCGTGCAGGAGCAGCAGAACCGGCTGCAGTCCAGCTTCGACGTCATCCTCACGCACAGGAAGGAGCTCCTGCGCATGGGTGCCGCCGCCGCCCAGTAA